In the Perca flavescens isolate YP-PL-M2 chromosome 20, PFLA_1.0, whole genome shotgun sequence genome, one interval contains:
- the qrsl1 gene encoding glutamyl-tRNA(Gln) amidotransferase subunit A, mitochondrial produces the protein MLSLTIREVSLALREGRISPTELCRKCLNRIKKTQHLNAYISVTEELALKQAQEAETRLLQGAPKGPLDGIPFAVKDNFCTEKIKTTCASRMLKDYTPPYNATVVQKLFDQGAVLMGKTNMDEFAMGAGSTDGAFGPVRNPWSYAAPYREQTGAAPDSDWVITGGSSGGSAAAVASLTGYLALGSDTGGSTRNPGALCGLVALKPTYGLLSRHGLIPLVNSMDVPGIMTRSVSDAAIVLGILQGTDIRDSTTVPAPSSLTELPEYFDVKNICVGIPKEYHAPGLSEETLAQWSRVADMFERAGARVKQVSLPHTQYSILCYRVLCYAEVASNMARFDGLEYGHRSEVNSSTEAMYALSRHEGFNDVVRERILSGNYFLLKQNYQHYFVKAQKVRRLIADDFKHVFGLGVDVLLTPTTLTDAARYADFIQEDNQTRSMQEDVFTQPVNLAGLPAVSVPTALSRRGLPIGLQLIGPALQDQKLLSVSQWIEQRVGFPSISHYGESSEGRHDTGMTKREQTSAV, from the exons ATGCTCAGCCTGACAATAAGGGAG GTGTCTTTGGCTCTCAGGGAGGGAAGAATCTCCCCAACGGAGCTTTGTAGGAAGTGTCTGAACCGCATCAAGAAGACACAGCATCTTAATGCTTACATCAGTGTGACAGAGGAGTTGGCACTGAAGCAGGCTCAAGAAGCAGAAACCAGACTGTTGCAAG GTGCCCCCAAAGGTCCTCTGGATGGAATCCCCTTTGCAGTCAAGGACAACTTCTGCACAGAAAAGATCAAGACTACATGTGCATCCAGGATGCTTAAAG ACTACACTCCACCCTACAATGCTACAGTGGTCCAGAAGCTTTTTGACCAAGGGGCTGTTCTCATGGGGAAGACCAACATGGATGAGTTTGCTATGGG TGCGGGCAGTACTGATGGGGCTTTCGGTCCAGTGAGAAACCCCTGGAGCTATGCTGCTCCCTACAGAGAGCAGACAGGGGCAGCACCTGATTCTGACTGGGTCATCACTGGAGGAAGTTCAGGAGGAAGTGCTGCAGCTGTGGCCTCGCTCACTGGTTACTT AGCTTTGGGTTCAGACACAGGTGGTTCTACTCGTAACCCTGGAGCACTGTGTGGTCTTGTGGCCCTAAAGCCCACTTATGGTCTGCTGTCCAGACATGGTCTCATCCCTCTCGTCAACTCCATGGACGTCCCTGGTATTATGACCCGCAGTGTCAGTGATGCAGCCATCGTCTTAG GTATCCTCCAAGGCACTGATATTAGAGACTCAACAACAGTTCCTGCTCCCTCATCACTGACAGAGCTACCTGAATACTTTGATGTCAAGAACATCTGCGTAGGCATCCCTAAG GAGTACCACGCCCCGGGGCTGTCTGAGGAAACTTTGGCGCAATGGAGTCGTGTTGCTGACATGTTTGAGAGGGCGGGGGCGCGGGTGAAGCAAGTTTCCCTGCCCCACACCCAGTACTCCATTTTGTGCTACCGCGTCCTGTGCTACGCTGAGGTGGCGTCTAACATGGCCCGTTTTGACGGCCTAGAATACG GCCATCGCAGCGAGGTAAACAGCTCGACGGAGGCCATGTATGCTTTGAGCCGACATGAGGGCTTCAACGATGTAGTGAGAGAGAGGATACTGTCTGGGAATTACTTCCTGCTCAAACA GAACTACCAGCACTACTTTGTAAAGGCGCAGAAAGTCCGCCGGCTGATTGCAGACGATTTCAAACACGTGTTCGGCTTAGGCGTTGACGTGCTGCTGACGCCCACCACTCTGACTGATGCAGCCCGTTACGCCGACTTCATACAGGAAGACAACCAAACACGCAGCATGCAGGAAGACGTCTTCACCCAGCCCGTCAACCTCGCAG GTCTCCCCGCTGTTTCTGTGCCAACCGCTTTATCGAGACGAGGCCTTCCCATTGGTTTACAGCTCATAGGCCCCGCGCTCCAAGACCAGAAGCTGCTCAGTGTTTCCCAATGGATCGAGCAGAGGGTTGGGTTTCCCTCCATCAGTCACTACGGAGAGTCCAGCGAGGGCAGGCATGACACAGGAATGACCAAAAGAGAGCAGACTTCAGCTGTATGA